The nucleotide sequence taaaaataaaatgtctggTCGATGTTGCTTCCATAAATCACCCAAATACTTCTCTGTCAGATCAAccccaatgccctgacagttccaactcaggATCTTCACGTGTGCGCCGGTGGTTTCGGGAGAGCCACCGTCCCTTTCTTGACTTGACGACTACCATCCGCTGGTTTACCTCTCAAGGGAATATCTTGCCTCCCCtgactcttctgtttttttcctgCACCTGCAGGTTTAGATAACGCCTTAGCCAATAACCGTTTCCCCGGAGAAGCCAAAGTCCTAACAACATTTTTAGCAACTATTCCTGAACCACTAACACCCTTTCTAACATTAGGCCTATTAAGTCTCACCCTATGTATTACCGGATCCACTAGCTTAACATCAGCCAAAGCGTTATTAACAAGACCCAAAACCGAATCCGGCAAGACTAAAACAGGAGGTTTACCTTGTGAATCACCAGTCATATCCGACTGTGAATCCGTACCCTGCTCGGTGAGAGTGTCGTCCTCCTTACCCAACTCAGTATCAGGTATAACCGCATCATCACCTTCGGGATATTCTCCCTCCTCCAACAAGTCATCATTCTCCTCCATAAAGCCAGTCTCCTCTCCCTCCTTGACCAATCCGGTGAGAGTCTCTTCCGGAGCAACCGTAACAGCCTGAGAAGTGGAACCTCTCCCAACCGcatcctcttcctcttgggATCTCTTTGCAACAGCATTCTGTTTCACCGCGCTCCCCTGTTTGACCTTATACAACGGTTTTGGCCACACAGGTCCCATACCCTTTCGATTCAGATTGAAGGAAGGAACCTGTCCCTCTAACTCACCACTTAGCATCTGCGAACCTCTCTGTCCACCAGAGCCACTAGACTCCACAGCTGTAAACTGTTTTTTCTGTCCCCACGTTGAACCTTGGAACCTTTCTTGATATCGGGAACCATAAGCACCCCCATCTCCGTGCATACCCTCGTGACCCTGGAAATCCAAAGCCCTCTTAACATGCTTCCTTGGTTTCTCCCAACCACCTTCACTTTTGAATCCCCCTTGCTTACCCTGAAGATGATGTTTCAGAACAAACCGTTTATCCACTTGCTGTTCCGCGACCTGCTCCCCCGCTCCCTTCTTCAATTCTGGGCACTCACGCACATCATGAGTTAGACGAGAACAATGCTCACAAAAACCTGTCAGCTTCTCATACTCAAGGGAGACAATAACCTCATCTCCAAACTCAAAGGGAACAACCATCTTGAAAAGGAGAGGATTAAAGCCATTAACAGTCACACAGAAACTTCCAGTCTCCTCATCAATCTCCCTGAGAATACCCACCTTCTTACCTATTGCTCTCAAAGTCGCTTCTTCCCAAAGATGCATGGGAATACCCGTTACCTTAACCCAAAAGTTGATTGCGGAGGGATAAGTAGATGATATGATAGGCTCCCATTTCACCAACGCGAGCATCCACCCATCAAAATGGTATGGACCGTTCATCAGCACCGCCTGCAGTTCCTCTTCAGCCTCAAAATTAAACTGAAATAAGCCCTGACCCAAGTCTGCTCCTACCACCTTGTCCTCCAGCTTCCAAATCTTCGGTAGATTAGCCACCAAAGACTCCATTTGCTGAACACTTGGATTCATCAAACGCCCAATAAGAGTCAGTGAGAATTGTTGTATTCTCTGAGCCAAAACCGAATTAGCGATCCTCACTGTCTCCGTACGGACCAACGGAGCTTTGCCTTTGTTGAGTGCTAACTGAGACATGATAGACCACCAACGACACAACCAAAACTCCTTGAGGTCTGAAAAACACGACACCGCAAGACACAATTCTCTCAGAAAATCAGACAAATCGCCCACTGAAGAAAGAATGATCCAGCAGTTATAAAACCACCCTATCAAACTGAGCTCGCGGATAAATACCACTTGAACAAAACACCCATTGTCAAGGGATAGACAAAATCTGTCCGAAATTGATATCTCAGAGAACATCACAAAACATTCCAGAATCACCAATACAAGATCGTAACGAGATACCCATCTGACAAACCAAGGAAAGAGAATTGATCTCATACCATAATTAACATACCAATGAATCCTCCCGATAGTATATTCAGGTGGAGCCTCAATCAACATGATATGAAAATCTCGACAATGTATAACAAGCAAAATCAATCGCCATGCAATCCGGAAGCAAATCCTATCGCACTCGCAATCAACCCGAATCGAATCAACCTCAATAAAACCAACCCGATACAAATCCTCAATCCACCCGTACCGTATCGAATCCTCAATCAGCCCGATAAGATTCGATCCAACTCGATCCCCACCATAGAGAAAGAGATCCCGTAAGTCCCGAGTGAACCCAGACCAAATCGAAGACAGATTTCCGATCCATCTCCGAGATCCAAACGTAACCAGAGCACACGAAAGACCAATCTTCCGCCTCTCAACAGCACTGAACCAAAGCATATCAAACCCTAGATCGAATCGCCATAACTGTCGCCCCCCACTTAAGCCTTGTAGTAGACTATTTATAGTagactattttctttttttaggcCTTGTGGgctcatttatttttatttttgcatattaAACTCTTTACTTAGCACCAAACCTTAATGACCATCTTAACttgtaataacaaaatattgtttgttgttCTGTAAAAATTATGGTTTCTgtataaacaacaaacataatatgaaaaaaaatatataaaaatatatatatatatatatatatatattattttgttaaagagCACATGTAGTACAATCATGAAAAGACATAGTCTAACAGAATTGTGTCTATATAGGAAATATGcagaaatatacataaatttaagaCTACTACATGTTAATAATGAGAAAGCAACGTATTCTATTACTTTGTCTCTAGGTAACAAATTGCGGATTTCTCATTGGGTGGTAACAGAAAATGAACCGATTGGATAACTACATTCAGTATGTACATATTGGTGAATACCCCAAAGTATTACAGAAATTAATGAGTAAGTGAATATTAGttgaacaaattaaaagatattGAGCAAGTGAAATATTTAATGTCATGCAAATTAAGCGACATTGATAAAGCAAAAACCGTGGACtttgaattttctttaaacTATTGACATTTATATTCCagacagaagaaagaaaaatcagtAATTAAATAAGAGTAACTTGTAAATACACGTGatatgtttaataatttttattatttcgaTTAATATTATAGAGGAGtactaaacatatttttatatataaaattatatattttattaagttgctaaattttttttgtcaacaataacatgttttttttttggtcaaacgtcaacttattatacatatttgaaTTGACATTAGTGACGCAACCATACATCGTATATCCATCACATTAGCGCCACCTTAGTAATAACTTCAATTATAGTCTGACAATGTAGGACTGAAAACCATTATTGCGAATGTTAGCACAaagtttataaagttttttggTCTACTGTACTTTTAACCTTAAATGAACGTTAAAATATCTACGGCCTTTCACGGTTTCACCACCCGACCCACCGACATGtctttggttttaggtttttgagtTATATAGAATTGACATTCGAAAATGTAAACTGAAATAAACTGGAAGTTAAACAAAGGCGCACACAAGGTAATATacccactacaagaaaacaggcaatTTACGACTACGATTGGCGACTAAACTCGTAGTcgccaaatttagtgactatataCCGACTGTTTAACTACTACTTTACAACTGCTAAAACTTAGTCGTAAATTAGTCGTTTTTTACCGACTGAAATGAATAGTTGGTTCAGTAGTCGTtaattagcgactattttacgactgaaagacaagaaagtaaTTTTGTCAGCAAACAGTAGCTAAATTGGCGACTACATGGTGACTACTGCGGCGAGTCGTTAATTTGGCTACTAAAATACGACTAAATTAGTTAGTCGGATATTTGGCGACTACTAAGCGACTATTGAGGTGAGTCGCAAACATGTCGGCCAAAAAGAAACACGTTTTTTTCGTTTGTGGGGTTGGTAAGCTTTGTTTTGTTGCGACTGTTAGTTTGAGTCACATCAGAGTCGTTTTACAGTCGTTTTTCAGTCGccaaatttctctatatataccaCACCTTCctttcttatttcattcacACCACAAGCAAGAGCATTAGCAAGAAAGAAATCgagagtaacaaaaaaaattttgagagtgagaaaaaaaatagagtgagaaaaaaaaaacaagagtgagaaaaaaaatcaaaagagaaaaaaaaaacaagagtgagAGATCTTTAATAATGGCGGGAAGTTCTAATTATAGTCATTTTCGGGAGTGGATGTATAAGAGGCTTGATGAAGTGACGGGAAATTTCACGGAAGAGTTCAGCACCGGGGTAGAGGAGTTCATGGCTTTTGCAAATAGTCAGCGTTTAGCACAAAATAATGGTGGTAAGTTTCACTGCCCTTGTGATAAGTGCAAAAACGGTAGGCGTCTTCCAGGGGGTACAATTTGGAATCATATTTTTTGCTATGGgtttatgccagattattatgtttggtataaacatggggaagaaattaatatgggcATAGGAACGAGTTATGTAGATCCGACGTTTGTAAGTGGGAATGAAGAAGTGGGTAATGTGGTAGGAGatagatatgtggatatggtgaatgatgcatttcgttataaCATAAGTTTAGAagataattatcatcaagataattatcatcaagatGGTAGTTATCAGAATGTCGAGGAACCGGTACTTAACCATTCCAAGAAATTCTACGACTTGTTAGAAGGTGCAAAAAATCCATTATATGATGGTTGCCATGAAGGTCACTCACAATTATCCCTAGCTGCTagagtcatgcaaaataaggcagattataatatgagtgaaaagttagtggattcgGTTTGTGAAATATTGACtgattatttaccagaaggaaacCAAGCTACTGGTTCACATTATGAGACCGAAAAATTGATGCGCAATTTAGGCCTCccatatcatacaattgatgtttgtattaacaattgtatgatataTTGGAAAGATGACGAAAAGGAAGATAAATGTCTGTTTTGTGGTGCACAAAGATGGAAGCCTCGGGAGGGCCGACGtagaaccaaagtaccatatagtcgtatgtggtatcttcctattgctgatagattgaagagaatgtatcaAAGCCACAAGACTGCAGcagcaatgagatggcatgccgAGCACCAAACAAAGGAGGGAGAAATGAATCATCCTTCTGATGCAGCGGAGTGGaggtattttcaagaacaacatcCCCGTTTTGCCGAAGAACCCCGTAACGTGTATCTTGGATTATGTACCgatgggttcaatccatttgggatGTCTCGAAATCATTTTCTATGGCCTGTGATCTTGACGCCATATAAtctaccccctggtatgtgcatgaaTACCGAgtatttgtttcttacaatcttgaattctgggccaaatcatccgcgagctagtcttgatatatttctccaacctcttattgaggagttaaaagagttgtggtctactggagtTGATGCGTACGATGTGTCcttgagtcaaaattttaatctaaaagcAGCGCTGATGTGGACGATCAGCGATTTCCCGGCATATGGCATGTTATCTGGATGGACAACACATGGTAAGTTGTCTTGTCCAGTTTGCATGGACGATACAAAgtctttttatctacctaatggaaggaagacatgttggtttgattgtcaccgGAGATTTCTTCCCCATGGTCATCCTCTTAGGCGgaataaaaaagacttcttAAAAGGTAAAGACGCTATGAGAGAGTATCCACCTGAGTCTTTGACCGGTGAGCAAATTTACTCTGAGCGATTGAGTGGTGTGAATCCACCAAAAACGAAGGACGTcggtggaaatggtcatgaaaagaagatgCCGGGATATGGGAAGCAACACAACTGGCACAAAGAAAGCATATTGTGGCAGCTGCCATACTGGAGGGACCTCAATCTACGACATAATATTGACGTGATGCATACagagaagaattttttggaCAACATCATGTATACTCTTATGCGTGTGAAGGGTAAATCAAAAGATACcatcatgtcaagattggaTTTAGTGAAGTTCTGTTCTCGGCCACACTTACATCTTGATAGTAGGGGTAAAGCACCTTTCCCGGCATATGCATTGACAGACGAAGCCAGAACAAGCTTATTGGAATGTGTGAAACACTCAATTAAATTCCCAGATGGTTATTCGTCAGACTTAGCTAGTTGTGTTgatatggaaaatggaaagttttcaggCATGAAGAGCCATGATTGCCATGTTTTTATGGAACGGTTACTTCCATTTATTTTTGCAGAACTGCTTCACAAGAATGTCCACCTTGCTTTATCAGGTACtcgttaattaataaatcaaaattttatttgtttattaagtACTTATATAATTCTTAATGTGATATTGAAGTTTGAATATATCTTGTAGGGGTTGGAGCATTTTTTCGGGACTTATGTTCTAGGACTTTGCATACAAGTCGccttcaaattctaaaacagaaTATAGTTCTCATCCTATGCAACTTGGAAAAGATCTTTCCACCATccttttttgatgtgatggagcacctGCCTATACATCTCCCTTACGAAGCTGAATTAGGAGGTCctgtccaatataggtggatgtatccttttgaaagattttttaaaaaattgaaaggaaaagcaaagaacaaaaggtATGCAGCAggatcaattgttgaatcatatatcaatgacgagattgcATACTTCTCAGAGCACTATTTTGCCGagaacatacaaacaaaatcaaggtaaatgatcaagatttgaatttattgtgtgaatatatatttaattttcaatcatTTGGTCAGGTtaacaagatttgatgaaggTGAAAACCCTGTATATCATGTGCCTGGAGTGCCTTCTATATTTACTCACGTTGGCCGTCCAAGTGGGGAAATGCATGAAACATGGCTCTCAAGCCGAGACTATCAATGCGCCCACgcatatgttttaagaaattgtgactatttcaagccaattgagaggtatatatataattaagtagggatcactcaaattatatataatttgctATGATctctcatatatttttgtttgtcttgtaTACAtagtatgttcgaggatttTCTTTCAGCAAAATATCCAGGACTTCCCGAGAAGGAACCCAATAAATCCAATAAATTTGGAAGAGGAAGTAAACCCAATAAATCTAGATTACGGCGTTGAGGATGTGGAACCTGAAGATGAATTCTTGTGTAATTTATCATCTTCGGATGATGAAGAACCAGATGATGAAGAATCCTCCTAATTATGTCTATGTCAAATTTGTGgaataaataatatgtaatatatctTGAATTGTGTTCTAAATAATacgtaatatatattaaatgttatgttt is from Camelina sativa cultivar DH55 chromosome 20, Cs, whole genome shotgun sequence and encodes:
- the LOC104769333 gene encoding uncharacterized protein LOC104769333; protein product: MLWFSAVERRKIGLSCALVTFGSRRWIGNLSSIWSGFTRDLRDLFLYGGDRVGSNLIGLIEDSIRYGWIEDLYRVGFIEVDSIRVDCECDRICFRIAWRLILLVIHCRDFHIMLIEAPPEYTIGRIHWYVNYGMRSILFPWFVRWVSRYDLVLVILECFVMFSEISISDRFCLSLDNGCFVQVVFIRELSLIGWFYNCWIILSSVGDLSDFLRELCLAVSCFSDLKEFWLCRWWSIMSQLALNKGKAPLVRTETVRIANSVLAQRIQQFSLTLIGRLMNPSVQQMESLVANLPKIWKLEDKVVGADLGQGLFQFNFEAEEELQAVLMNGPYHFDGWMLALVKWEPIISSTYPSAINFWVKVTGIPMHLWEEATLRAIGKKVGILREIDEETGSFCVTVNGFNPLLFKMVVPFEFGDEVIVSLEYEKLTGFCEHCSRLTHDVRECPELKKGAGEQVAEQQVDKRFVLKHHLQGKQGGFKSEGGWEKPRKHVKRALDFQGHEGMHGDGGAYGSRYQERFQGSTWGQKKQFTAVESSGSGGQRGSQMLSGELEGQVPSFNLNRKGMGPVWPKPLYKVKQGSAVKQNAVAKRSQEEEDAVGRGSTSQAVTVAPEETLTGLVKEGEETGFMEENDDLLEEGEYPEGDDAVIPDTELGKEDDTLTEQGTDSQSDMTGDSQGAGKKQKSQGRQDIPLRGKPADGSRQVKKGTVALPKPPAHT
- the LOC109125055 gene encoding uncharacterized protein LOC109125055, producing MAGSSNYSHFREWMYKRLDEVTGNFTEEFSTGVEEFMAFANSQRLAQNNGGKFHCPCDKCKNGRRLPGGTSYVDPTFVSGNEEVGNVVGDRYVDMVNDAFRYNISLEDNYHQDNYHQDGSYQNVEEPVLNHSKKFYDLLKRMYQSHKTAAAMRWHAEHQTKEGEMNHPSDAAEWRYFQEQHPRFAEEPRNVYLGLCTDGFNPFGMSRNHFLWPVILTPYNLPPGMCMNTEYLFLTILNSGPNHPRASLDIFLQPLIEELKELWSTGVDAYDVSLSQNFNLKAALMWTISDFPAYGMLSGWTTHGKLSCPVCMDDTKSFYLPNGRKTCWFDCHRRFLPHGHPLRRNKKDFLKGKDAMREYPPESLTGEQIYSERLSGVNPPKTKDVGGNGHEKKMPGYGKQHNWHKESILWQLPYWRDLNLRHNIDVMHTEKNFLDNIMYTLMRVKGKSKDTIMSRLDLVKFCSRPHLHLDSRGKAPFPAYALTDEARTSLLECVKHSIKFPDGYSSDLASCVDMENGKFSGMKSHDCHVFMERLLPFIFAELLHKNVHLALSGVGAFFRDLCSRTLHTSRLQILKQNIVLILCNLEKIFPPSFFDVMEHLPIHLPYEAELGGPVQYRWMYPFERFFKKLKGKAKNKRYAAGSIVESYINDEIAYFSEHYFAENIQTKSRLTRFDEGENPVYHVPGVPSIFTHVGRPSGEMHETWLSSRDYQCAHAYVLRNCDYFKPIESMFEDFLSAKYPGLPEKEPNKSNKFGRGSKPNKSRLRR